A stretch of Aedes aegypti strain LVP_AGWG chromosome 2, AaegL5.0 Primary Assembly, whole genome shotgun sequence DNA encodes these proteins:
- the LOC5566225 gene encoding natterin-4 isoform X3, with protein MTGGCWQHCNIDGPFPTNMVRAGVDADGSVIFAGRAFHEGEMIPAKVIPSKNACYICYGGEEIMKEDFEVLRQGDFVWEFAANGVVPDGAVKMGATVDGEPLYMGRALHCGTQTPGKVHSSHGCLYIPFEGAEISHAEYEVLCLK; from the exons ATGACTG GAGGCTGCTGGCAACACTGCAACATTGATGGTCCCTTCCCGACCAACATGGTTCGCGCCGGCGTGGACGCCGACGGATCGGTGATCTTCGCGGGTCGCGCCTTCCACGAGGGCGAGATGATCCCGGCCAAGGTGATTCCATCGAAGAATGCCTGCTATATCTGCTACGGTGGCGAGGAAATCATGAAGGAGGACTTCGAGGTGCTCCGCCAGGGCGATTTCGTGTGGGAATTTGCTGCGAACGGTGTCGTTCCGGATGGTGCCGTCAAGATGGGAGCCACCGTCGATGGCGAACCGCTATACATGGGCCGTGCCCTGCACTGCGGAACGCAGACTCCCGGAAAGGTGCACTCATCGCACGGCTGTCTCTATATTCCATTCGAGGGCGCCGAGATCAGCCATGCCGAGTACGAAGTTTTGTGCCTGAAGTGA
- the LOC5566225 gene encoding natterin-4 isoform X2, producing the protein MTGRPPPSYGMHDFAAMCYYPVPYPNRKMQDLPPPSSPSASSSSSDGNEVNRTRSELVLQDNLIGGCWQHCNIDGPFPTNMVRAGVDADGSVIFAGRAFHEGEMIPAKVIPSKNACYICYGGEEIMKEDFEVLRQGDFVWEFAANGVVPDGAVKMGATVDGEPLYMGRALHCGTQTPGKVHSSHGCLYIPFEGAEISHAEYEVLCLK; encoded by the exons ATGACTG GCCGTCCTCCGCCCTCATATGGCATGCATGACTTTGCTGCAATGTGTTACTATCCGGTCCCGTACCCAAACCGAAAAATGCAAGATTTGCCGCCTCCATCGTCCCCATcagcgtcgtcgtcgtcctcgGATGGCAATGAAGTAAACCGTACACGGTCGGAATTAGTCCTCCAAGATAATCTAATCG GAGGCTGCTGGCAACACTGCAACATTGATGGTCCCTTCCCGACCAACATGGTTCGCGCCGGCGTGGACGCCGACGGATCGGTGATCTTCGCGGGTCGCGCCTTCCACGAGGGCGAGATGATCCCGGCCAAGGTGATTCCATCGAAGAATGCCTGCTATATCTGCTACGGTGGCGAGGAAATCATGAAGGAGGACTTCGAGGTGCTCCGCCAGGGCGATTTCGTGTGGGAATTTGCTGCGAACGGTGTCGTTCCGGATGGTGCCGTCAAGATGGGAGCCACCGTCGATGGCGAACCGCTATACATGGGCCGTGCCCTGCACTGCGGAACGCAGACTCCCGGAAAGGTGCACTCATCGCACGGCTGTCTCTATATTCCATTCGAGGGCGCCGAGATCAGCCATGCCGAGTACGAAGTTTTGTGCCTGAAGTGA
- the LOC5566225 gene encoding natterin-4 isoform X1, whose translation MSCITGKIKCPLACNYANWQTSFVNTGNSFGRPPPSYGMHDFAAMCYYPVPYPNRKMQDLPPPSSPSASSSSSDGNEVNRTRSELVLQDNLIGGCWQHCNIDGPFPTNMVRAGVDADGSVIFAGRAFHEGEMIPAKVIPSKNACYICYGGEEIMKEDFEVLRQGDFVWEFAANGVVPDGAVKMGATVDGEPLYMGRALHCGTQTPGKVHSSHGCLYIPFEGAEISHAEYEVLCLK comes from the exons atgagtTGCATCACCGGCAAAATAAAATGCCCACTGGCTTGTAATTACGCTAATTGGCAAACATCGTTTGTGAATACGGGAAATTCTTTCG GCCGTCCTCCGCCCTCATATGGCATGCATGACTTTGCTGCAATGTGTTACTATCCGGTCCCGTACCCAAACCGAAAAATGCAAGATTTGCCGCCTCCATCGTCCCCATcagcgtcgtcgtcgtcctcgGATGGCAATGAAGTAAACCGTACACGGTCGGAATTAGTCCTCCAAGATAATCTAATCG GAGGCTGCTGGCAACACTGCAACATTGATGGTCCCTTCCCGACCAACATGGTTCGCGCCGGCGTGGACGCCGACGGATCGGTGATCTTCGCGGGTCGCGCCTTCCACGAGGGCGAGATGATCCCGGCCAAGGTGATTCCATCGAAGAATGCCTGCTATATCTGCTACGGTGGCGAGGAAATCATGAAGGAGGACTTCGAGGTGCTCCGCCAGGGCGATTTCGTGTGGGAATTTGCTGCGAACGGTGTCGTTCCGGATGGTGCCGTCAAGATGGGAGCCACCGTCGATGGCGAACCGCTATACATGGGCCGTGCCCTGCACTGCGGAACGCAGACTCCCGGAAAGGTGCACTCATCGCACGGCTGTCTCTATATTCCATTCGAGGGCGCCGAGATCAGCCATGCCGAGTACGAAGTTTTGTGCCTGAAGTGA
- the LOC5566212 gene encoding NFX1-type zinc finger-containing protein 1, with protein MASTGAPPPPPPLDDDDDWFSKDIDDFVVDIKKDSSAEPGADVDTAASLLLESLRTNPKQFFDDVGGNYFDPFVAAQSAASTSETKFHLPEDRNGYVQKIPYSKLLNLSENESREVLLDIYSQREQFVKTFSQEKCGDELMLVTMKIMNKIASLPVFEINEELFLALVKEKNFWNNLIMFFKRSTNQAEARKKKNKGKVQGVSVMDMLLAVGKVVGNVRRILGEKKRIAKFLEELTAVLAKASVKSDALGLGGSVPSSSVKHWSIYPTLDDLKGPGTDLKPNIVSGKFPSVDHYLEVHLNLLKEDFLIPLREGIAAYVAHSKSGSDMPFYGDNIRVHGCVKLLLPGNVNRRSAKEELVIVDLDPIDRSINGGGKSMRFSKWGLANSKRLMHGSMVCFSSGLQFDDLIVAIISHRDGEQLSNGYICVEIIKVENMNDIFDRELLMIESEIFFEPYHHVFNVVKNLKPDTFPFKSYIVDSQSQHQYPDYISRDRRAMFSHKGQLYNVKVPSEWPETGSPIGLNPSQYKAFKLALTHKFALIQGPPGTGKTFIGQEIVQALLSNTEHQILLICLTNHALDQFLSGVLRYSNSIVRMGSQSKHALLDSYNVKQLNEDVLIDKRLRTCYYNSKQEYLKQMEEFEKLQKEGSSEEIVHCLNCLQQSSRRIHELNQLSNYEFVKNIRVVGMTTTFAARNHTLLQLLKSPIVLIEEAAEVLESHIVASLTPWTEHCILIGDHYQLRPTTSVYGLAQRYQMDISLFERMIKNQVNVVCLEEQHRMRPEFADLIRPTIYWTLLDADSVRGRPKVKGMRKNMFFFTHTAPEDVAGRDDEKSKKNSYECKFVLGLGEYLIAQGYRPEDIVILTAYNGQMLQLVQERKGHEKLHGIRITVVDNYQGEEAKIILLSLVRSNDSNSIGFLASAIGFA; from the exons ATGGCGAGCACTGGAGCCCCGCCCCCGCCACCGCCActcgatgacgatgacgattggTTCAGCAAGGATATCGACGACTTTGTAGTTGACATCAAAAAGGACTCTTCGGCCGAACCGGGAGCAGATGTTGACACGGCTGCAAGCTTGCTTCTAGAATCGCTGCGGACCAATCCGAAGCAGTTTTTCGACG ATGTCGGTGGCAATTATTTCGATCCGTTCGTTGCTGCCCAATCGGCGGCGAGTACTTCCGAAACGAAATTCCACCTGCCGGAGGATCGGAACGGCTATGTGCAGAAGATTCCATATTCGAAGCTGCTGAATCTGTCGGAGAACGAAAGCCGGGAGGTGCTGTTGGACATCTACAGCCAGAGGGAACAATTTGTGAAGACATTCAGCCAGGAAAAGTGCGGCGACGAGTTGATGCTGGTGACGATGAAGATTATGAACAAAATCGCATCGCTTCCGGTGTTCGAGATTAACGAGGAGCTGTTCCTGGCGCTGGTCAAGGAAAAGAACTTTTGGAAcaatttgatcatgtttttcAAGCGGAGCACCAATCAGGCGGAAGCCcgcaagaagaaaaataagggCAAAGTTCAGGGTGTTAGTGTGATGGACATGTTGCTCGCAGTTGGCAAAGTGGTTGGGAATGTTCGAAGAATTCTCGGTGAGAAGAAACGGATTGCAAAGTTCCTGGAAGAGCTGACGGCGGTGTTGGCGAAGGCCAGCGTAAAATCGGACGCGCTTGGTCTGGGAGGAAGCGTTCCCAGCAGCAGCGTCAAGCACTGGAGT ATTTATCCCACATTGGACGATCTGAAAGGTCCAGGAACAGACCTAAAACCGAACATCGTAAGTGGGAAGTTTCCCTCGGTAGACCACTACCTTGAGGTGCACCTGAATCTGCTGAAGGAAGACTTTTTGATTCCGCTTCGCGAAGGCATTGCAGCTTACGTAGCGCACAGCAAAAGTGGATCGGATATGCCATTCTACGGTGACAACATCCGCGTCCACGGGTGCGTAAAACTACTTCTTCCGGGCAATGTGAACCGTCGCTCTGCTAAAGAGGAGCTGGTCATAGTCGATTTGGATCCGATTGATCGTAGTATTAATGGCGGTGGCAAGTCGATGCGCTTCAGCAAATGGGGTTTGGCGAACTCGAAGCGTCTGATGCACGGTTCGATGGTTTGCTTCTCGTCGGGATTGCAGTTCGATGATTTGATTGTGGCCATCATTAGCCACCGAGACGGCGAGCAACTTTCCAATGGGTACATATGCGTTGAAATCATCAAAGTGGAAAACATGAATGACATTTTCGATCGCGAACTACTGATGATTGAGAGTGAGATATTCTTTGAGCCTTACCACCACGTGTTCAATGTGGTAAAGAATCTCAAACCGGACACATTTCCCTTTAAGTCCTACATTGTAGACTCACAATCGCAGCATCAGTACCCTGACTACATCTCCCGGGACCGCAGGGCTATGTTCAGCCACAAAGGGCAGCTCTACAATGTTAAAGTCCCAAGTGAATGGCCCGAAACTGGATCACCCATCGGGCTTAATCCTTCACAGTACAAAGCGTTCAAGCTGGCGTTAACACACAAATTTGCTCTGATCCAGGGTCCACCCGGAACGGGGAAAACCTTCATTGGTCAGGAAATCGTGCAAGCCCTACTGTCGAACACGGAACACCAAATCCTACTGATTTGTCTCACTAACCATGCCTTGGATCAGTTCCTAAGTGGGGTGCTGCGTTACAGTAACAGCATCGTGCGCATGGGTAGCCAGTCAAAACACGCTCTTCTCGACAGCTACAACGTGAAACAGCTGAACGAAGACGTTCTCATCGATAAACGTCTCAGAACTTGCTACTACAACAGCAAACAAGAATATCTCAAACAGATGGAAGAATTCGAGAAACTACAGAAAGAAGGTAGCAGCGAAGAGATCGTCCATTGTTTGAACTGCTTGCAGCAATCGTCTCGTCGGATCCACGAACTAAACCAGCTATCGAACTACGAGTTCGTCAAGAACATCCGCGTAGTCGGCATGACAACAACCTTTGCCGCCCGTAACCACACCCTCCTACAGCTGCTGAAATCCCCTATCGTCCTGATCGAGGAAGCTGCTGAAGTCCTGGAGTCGCATATCGTCGCTTCGTTGACCCCGTGGACTGAACATTGCATCCTGATTGGGGACCACTACCAACTTCGTCCTACTACAAGCGTATACGGCCTGGCCCAGCGCTACCAGATGGACATTTCCCTATTCGAGCGCATGATCAAAAACCAGGTGAATGTGGTTTGCCTGGAGGAACAGCACCGGATGCGTCCGGAATTTGCCGACTTGATTCGACCGACCATCTATTGGACCTTGCTGGACGCTGATTCGGTGCGGGGGCGCCCGAAGGTGAAAGGCATGCGGAAGAATATGTTCTTTTTCACGCACACCGCACCGGAGGATGTTGCCGGGCGGGATGATGAAAAGTCGAAGAAGAACAGCTACGAGTGCAAGTTCGTGCTCGGGCTGGGCGAGTATCTGATAGCACAGGGTTATCGTCCGGAAGACATTGTCATTCTGACCGCGTACAACGGACAGATGTTGCAGCTGGTGCAG GAACGTAAGGGCCACGAGAAGCTCCACGGGATACGGATAACCGTGGTGGACAACTACCAAGGTGAGGAGGCCAAAATCATCCTGCTCTCGTTGGTACGCAGCAACGACTCGAATTCGATTGGCTTCCTGGCTTCCGCAATCGGATTTGCGTAG
- the LOC5566211 gene encoding kxDL motif-containing protein CG10681, with translation MNSEMSSSMHSGRPESEFSIECFQNYTAPEVFVQGLAGLVNQTDVEVMIRAQKQMLQRFEKTNEMLLNCNALSQSRLKIASDDFKKHTKLLNEMKKDLDYIFKKIRNIKSKLSNQYPGPFAEAEAKNKPISFDEEDEIDTASRAETLDEGNPSRTATPVKQQASVESVKQLQKQTSQKEKKKPSGTTAQLGEETTTVSYMKMEQSPENRKSGKTSPIDPKRNSLLSTHSSSTDNSNDSSECTSDTG, from the exons ATGAATTCCGAAATGAGCAGCAGTATGCATTCTGGTAGACCGGAGAGTGAGTTCAGTATCGAGTGTTTCCAAAACTACACCGCACCGGAAGTATTCGTGCAAGGATTGGCCGGATTGGTCAATCAAACCGACGTCGAAGTGATGATCCGGGCACAGAAGCAAAT GTTGCAGAGATTCGAAAAAACTAACGAAATGTTGCTCAATTGCAATGCCCTGAGTCAAAGCCGCTTGAAGATTGCGAGCGATGACTTCAAGAAGCACACCAAACTGCTCAACGAGATGAAAAAGGATTTGGATTATATATtcaagaaaatccggaacattaAATCGAAGCTCAGCAATCAGTACCCAGGGCCGTTTGCCGAAGCGGAAGCGAAGAATAAACCGATAAGCTTCGATGAGGAGGATGAAATTGATACGGCCAGCAGGGCGGAAACTCTAGACGAGGGAAACCCATCGCGGACGGCCACTCCAGTGAAGCAGCAAGCCTCGGTCGAAAGCGTCAAGCAGCTGCAGAAACAGACATCGCAGAAGGAGAAAAAGAAACCCAGTGGAACGACTGCACAGTTGGGTGAAGAAACTACCACCGTCAGCTACATGAAGATGGAACAGAGCCCGGAGAATCGCAAGTCAGGCAAGACCAGCCCAATCGATCCGAAGCGGAACTCGTTGCTCTCGACGCACAGCAGCTCAACGGATAATTCGAACGATTCGTCCGAGTGCACGTCGGATACCGGTTAG